From the candidate division WOR-3 bacterium genome, the window TGGATATAAGCATCAACCACCCCTTCGGCAGTAGGTCTTTCCAGTTTCTTTTCCGCGCGGGCAATCCCCTTCTTTCGGAGAAGTTCGATCGCCTTCTCCACATCACAATTGGTTTCCAAAAGGGCAGTTTTACATTCCAAAATCCCTGCCCCGGTTCTTTGACGTAGTTCTTTTATCTTCTCTAAGGGAATCTCCATAATTAAACCTCCTCAACCTCTTGTTCTAAAACTTTCTTTCCTTCCAAGACCGCATTAGCAATGACACTTGTTATCAATTTAATGGAACGCATCGCATCGTCATTTCCCGGAATTGGATAGTCAACAGTTGTGGGGTCGGCATTAGTATCAATGAGGGCAACGATGGGGATTTTCACCCGCCGGGCTTCTCGCACCGGGGTCTCTTCTCGGCGTGGGTCAACAACATAAAGCGCTCCCGGCAACTTATCCATGTTTCTCAGCCCGTGGAAGACCTTTTTCAATCTCAGATATTCCTTTTGTAAAGCGGTTGCCTCCTTTGTGGGATATTTACTCAAATCGCCTTCCTGAATAATCTTCTCCAGTTCCAAATAGCGATTGATCCGTAAAGAGACAACATTAAAATTGGTGAGGAGTCCTCCCACCCACCTTTCGTTAACAAAAAGAGCACCGGACCGTAACGCCTCTTCTTCGATTATCGGCTTCGCCTGCTGTTTTGTCCCGACAAAAAGGATATCCTGCCCCTGTTCCGCCACCCGCCGAATGAAATCGTAAGCAGCGTGGAGTCTTTCTAAGGTCTTTTCCACATCAATGATGTAAATCCCTTCCCTCTTCCCGTAAATGAAAGGTTGCATCTTGGGATTC encodes:
- the rpsB gene encoding 30S ribosomal protein S2, which encodes MDKTLDSTGMAFPNAKVLLEAGVHFGHRTRFWNPKMQPFIYGKREGIYIIDVEKTLERLHAAYDFIRRVAEQGQDILFVGTKQQAKPIIEEEALRSGALFVNERWVGGLLTNFNVVSLRINRYLELEKIIQEGDLSKYPTKEATALQKEYLRLKKVFHGLRNMDKLPGALYVVDPRREETPVREARRVKIPIVALIDTNADPTTVDYPIPGNDDAMRSIKLITSVIANAVLEGKKVLEQEVEEV